A genomic segment from Barrientosiimonas humi encodes:
- a CDS encoding thymidine kinase → MAELVFFSGTMDCGKSTLALQMDHNHRARGRSGLVMTKLDRAGEAVLSSRLGLSRDALEVRDDLDLWDLVVDQMTHGRSIHYLICDEAQFYTPAQIEQLASIVDELGIDVYAFGITADFRTQLFPGSRRLIELADRTQVPQVEALCWCGRRATHNARVVDGHMVVEGEQVVVGDTGDGDDGDVPVGTVEYEVLCRRHYMRRMTSHAARAHAGDPDVLPFDLDLCPLPGASS, encoded by the coding sequence GTGGCTGAGCTGGTGTTCTTCTCCGGGACGATGGACTGCGGCAAGTCCACCCTGGCGCTGCAGATGGACCACAACCACCGCGCCCGCGGTCGCTCCGGGCTGGTGATGACCAAGCTCGACCGGGCCGGCGAGGCGGTGCTGTCCTCGCGGCTGGGGCTCTCGCGCGACGCGCTCGAGGTGCGCGACGACCTCGACCTGTGGGACCTCGTGGTCGACCAGATGACCCACGGCCGCAGCATCCACTACCTGATCTGCGACGAGGCGCAGTTCTACACGCCCGCCCAGATCGAGCAGCTCGCGAGCATCGTCGACGAGCTCGGCATCGACGTCTACGCCTTCGGCATCACCGCCGACTTCCGCACCCAGCTGTTCCCCGGGTCGCGCCGGCTCATCGAGCTCGCCGACCGCACCCAGGTGCCGCAGGTCGAGGCGCTGTGCTGGTGCGGCCGCCGCGCCACCCACAACGCCCGGGTGGTCGACGGGCACATGGTCGTCGAGGGCGAGCAGGTCGTCGTCGGCGACACGGGCGACGGCGACGACGGTGACGTGCCCGTCGGTACGGTCGAGTACGAGGTGCTCTGCCGCCGCCACTACATGCGCCGGATGACCTCGCACGCCGCGCGGGCGCACGCCGGCGACCCCGACGTCCTGCCGTTCGACCTCGACCTGTGCCCGCTGCCCGGCGCCTCGAGCTGA